The following coding sequences lie in one Sorghum bicolor cultivar BTx623 chromosome 6, Sorghum_bicolor_NCBIv3, whole genome shotgun sequence genomic window:
- the LOC8082568 gene encoding N-acylphosphatidylethanolamine synthase isoform X2, with translation MEASAEAGAAAAAAARTLRWAGRAGHLGGLPRAAVFAAVGAFAKAYASLLNTTTVHNADALLRLVSSRAPGTPLLTVSNHMSTLDDPLMWGFKGFPTSDAKLGRWVLTAEDICFKNAVMSYMFRLGKCIPITRGGGIYQEHMNEALDVLRNGGWLHTFPEGKIVQDDQPIRRLKWGTASLIVRAPITPIVLPIVHSGFEKVMPEKSFFGRRPPVPLCSKKIDIIVGEPIEFDMPSLKQEASMVPHDSSSEQKGWPPITPDGLDEVAQRWLYQKMSDKVQSVMERLRKTVINLKQH, from the exons ATGGAGGCGTCCGCGGAGGCGggggcggcggccgccgccgccgcgcgaacGTTGAGGTGGGCGGGCCGCGCGGGGCACCTGGGCGGCCTCCCGCGCGCCGCGGTGTTCGCCGCCGTGGGCGCGTTCGCCAAGGCGTACGCGTCGCTGCTCAACACCACCACGGTCCACAACGCCGACGCGCTCCTCCGCCTCGTCTCGTCGCGGGCTCCCGGGACGCCGCTCCTCACCGTCAGCAACCACATGTCCAC GTTAGATGATCCGCTTATGTGGGGATTCAAGGGTTTTCCAACTTCTGATGCAAAACTTGGAAGGTGGGTGCTGACAGCAGAAGATATATGCTTCAAGAATGCAGTAATGTCCTACATGTTTCGACTTG GGAAATGCATTCCAATCACAAGAGGGGGTGGGATCTATCAAGAACACATGAATGAAGCCCTTGACGTACTTAGAAATGGAGGCTGG TTGCATACGTTCCCTGAAGGAAAAATAGTCCAAGACGATCAGCCAATCAGAAGATTGAAGTGGGGAACTGCCAGTCTTATTGTCCGAGCACCTATAACTCCAATAGTTTTGCCAATTGTTCACTCTGGCTTTGAAAAG GTCATGCCAGAAAAATCATTCTTTGGACGGCGACCGCCAGTGCCACTCTGCAGTAAGAAGATAGATATCATTGTTGGAGAGCCAATAGAGTTTGACATGCCAAGTTTGAAGCAAGAAGCATCAATGGTACCTCATGATTCATCCTCTGAGCAGAAGGGGTGGCCACCCATTACACCAGATGGGCTAGACGAGGTCGCCCAGAGATGGCTTTACCAGAAGATGTCAGACAAGGTCCAGTCTGTGATGGAGAGATTGCGGAAAACAGTTATCAACCTGAAGCAGCATTGA
- the LOC8082569 gene encoding protein DOWNY MILDEW RESISTANCE 6, giving the protein MSDLSMTVAQEQLVHLSPTPVINLGHLNLDSVTRSGVIDEIAKACRDLGYFQVINHGISQSVMDCAVEAASDFFKLSSEAKEEFASEDLRQPVRYDTSSKDSISMSRAFLKHYAHPLSDWIQYWPEKPTIYREYMGKYAVEVRSVALQLIEAILEGLGLGKEYLNEQFQEGSQLLSVNCYPKAPQDPVTIGLAPHSDYGFLTILLTSCQGLEVVDRSSNSWKTVQQLPHALHVHVGDHMEVLSNGQIKTAMHRAVLNPEESRISIASIQGFELHEKVACAKELVDKQNPAKYKESSFSDFLDHLTANMDNKHRNFLESLRM; this is encoded by the exons atgtctgacttgtcaaTGACTGTTGCTCAGGAGCAGCTCGTGCACCTCTCGCCAACGCCGGTGATCAACCTTGGGCACCTCAACCTTGATTCTGTGACACGATCTGGCGTGATCGATGAAATTGCCAAAGCATGCCGTGATCTAGGGTACTTCCAG GTTATAAACCATGGGATCAGTCAATCTGTCATGGATTGTGCTGTTGAAGCAGCTTCAGATTTCTTCAAACTATCAAGTGAGGCAAAGGAAGAGTTTGCATCAGAGGACCTCCGCCAGCCTGTTAGATATGACACCAGCTCAAAAGATAGCATTAGTATGTCACGGGCATTCCTAAAGCATTATGCCCATCCACTCAGTGACTGGATTCAATATTGGCCAGAGAAACCAACGATCTACag GGAATACATGGGAAAGTATGCTGTTGAAGTAAGGAGTGTGGCTTTGCAACTGATTGAAGCGATACTAGAAGGCCTAGGATTGGGTAAGGAATACCTGAATGAGCAATTTCAGGAGGGCTCACAACTATTGTCAGTGAACTGCTACCCTAAAGCACCACAAGATCCCGTGACTATAGGGCTGGCTCCACACTCTGATTATGGATTTCTTACCATCTTGCTCACAAGTTGTCAGGGCCTTGAAGTTGTTgaccgcagcagcaacagctgGAAAACAGTCCAGCAACTTCCGCATGCATTGCATGTCCATGTAGGTGATCACATGGAAGTCCTGAGCAATGGGCAAATCAAAACAGCTATGCACCGTGCTGTTTTGAATCCTGAAGAATCAAGGATTTCTATAGCAAGCATTCAAGGTTTTGAACTACATGAGAAGGTCGCGTGCGCCAAGGAGCTTGTGGATAAACAAAATCCCGCAAAATACAAAGAGAGCAGTTTCAGTGACTTCCTTGACCATCTCACAGCTAATATGGACAACAAGCACAGGAATTTTCTTGAAAGCCTCAGAATGTAA
- the LOC8070288 gene encoding protein DMR6-LIKE OXYGENASE 2 — MPACFLPASMASQVQRMLPSSSSSPRPLPVINLARLGKDPATRTLAIQDIARACREQGCFQVVNHGVSKSAMAGAFEAASEFFQLSPEHKELFASTDIGRPVRYDTSSRDGISKARSFLKHYANPLEDWVEYWPLHPPSYRKKMGEYAVEIQRLSMQLMDAILQGLGLRPLYMQEKLEKGMQFMALNSYPQFSSHRGDKVGLAAHSDYGFLTILLQRSPGLEVMPHDRDTWTAVPAIPGALHVHIGDHLEVLSNGRLKSLVHRAILNPDEARISIASIHGLSKDEKVCCAEELVDEVNPAMYRESSFQDFLDFLPSNINNYKRFVESLKIDRA; from the exons aTGCCGGCCTGCTTCTTACCAGCTTCCATGGCGAGCCAGGTGCAGCGGATGCTGCCATCCTCCTCGTCCTCACCGCGGCCGCTGCCGGTCATCAACCTTGCCAGACTCGGCAAGGACCCGGCCACGCGGACGCTCGCCATCCAGGACATTGCGCGGGCGTGCCGTGAGCAAGGGTGCTTCCAG GTGGTGAACCACGGGGTCAGCAAGTCTGCCATGGCAGGGGCGTTCGAGGCCGCCTCCGAGTTTTTCCAGCTCTCGCCAGAGCACAAGGAGCTGTTTGCATCAACCGACATCGGAAGGCCTGTCAGGTATGACACGAGCTCAAGGGACGGGATCAGCAAGGCCAGGTCGTTCCTGAAGCACTACGCCAACCCTCTGGAAGACTGGGTCGAGTACTGGCCACTGCACCCTCCATCATACAG GAAGAAGATGGGGGAGTATGCAGTTGAAATACAGAGACTATCAATGCAGCTCATGGATGCTATCCTGCAGGGTTTAGGGTTAAGGCCATTGTACATGCAAGAAAAGCTTGAGAAGGGAATGCAGTTCATGGCCCTGAACAGCTATCCAcagttctcatcacatcgaggTGACAAGGTCGGATTGGCTGCTCATTCCGACTATGGCTTCCTCACAATCCTGCTGCAGAGATCCCCAGGGCTCGAAGTGATGCCCCATGACCGTGACACCTGGACGGCTGTCCCTGCGATCCCGGGGGCTCTCCATGTCCATATCGGTGACCACCTAGAAGTCTTGAGCAATGGTCGTCTCAAGTCCCTTGTCCACCGAGCCATTCTCAATCCTGACGAAGCAAGAATTTCCATTgccagcatccatggtctctcaaaGGATGAGAAGGTCTGCTGCGCGGAGGAGCTGGTCGATGAGGTGAACCCAGCAATGTACAGGGAAAGCAGCTTCCAGGACTTCCTCGACTTCCTACCGTCAAATATCAACAACTACAAGAGGTTTGTTGAGAGCCTCAAGATCGACAGAGCTTGA
- the LOC8082568 gene encoding N-acylphosphatidylethanolamine synthase isoform X1, with protein MEASAEAGAAAAAAARTLRWAGRAGHLGGLPRAAVFAAVGAFAKAYASLLNTTTVHNADALLRLVSSRAPGTPLLTVSNHMSTLDDPLMWGFKGFPTSDAKLGRWVLTAEDICFKNAVMSYMFRLGKCIPITRGGGIYQEHMNEALDVLRNGGWVWLHTFPEGKIVQDDQPIRRLKWGTASLIVRAPITPIVLPIVHSGFEKVMPEKSFFGRRPPVPLCSKKIDIIVGEPIEFDMPSLKQEASMVPHDSSSEQKGWPPITPDGLDEVAQRWLYQKMSDKVQSVMERLRKTVINLKQH; from the exons ATGGAGGCGTCCGCGGAGGCGggggcggcggccgccgccgccgcgcgaacGTTGAGGTGGGCGGGCCGCGCGGGGCACCTGGGCGGCCTCCCGCGCGCCGCGGTGTTCGCCGCCGTGGGCGCGTTCGCCAAGGCGTACGCGTCGCTGCTCAACACCACCACGGTCCACAACGCCGACGCGCTCCTCCGCCTCGTCTCGTCGCGGGCTCCCGGGACGCCGCTCCTCACCGTCAGCAACCACATGTCCAC GTTAGATGATCCGCTTATGTGGGGATTCAAGGGTTTTCCAACTTCTGATGCAAAACTTGGAAGGTGGGTGCTGACAGCAGAAGATATATGCTTCAAGAATGCAGTAATGTCCTACATGTTTCGACTTG GGAAATGCATTCCAATCACAAGAGGGGGTGGGATCTATCAAGAACACATGAATGAAGCCCTTGACGTACTTAGAAATGGAGGCTGGGTATGG TTGCATACGTTCCCTGAAGGAAAAATAGTCCAAGACGATCAGCCAATCAGAAGATTGAAGTGGGGAACTGCCAGTCTTATTGTCCGAGCACCTATAACTCCAATAGTTTTGCCAATTGTTCACTCTGGCTTTGAAAAG GTCATGCCAGAAAAATCATTCTTTGGACGGCGACCGCCAGTGCCACTCTGCAGTAAGAAGATAGATATCATTGTTGGAGAGCCAATAGAGTTTGACATGCCAAGTTTGAAGCAAGAAGCATCAATGGTACCTCATGATTCATCCTCTGAGCAGAAGGGGTGGCCACCCATTACACCAGATGGGCTAGACGAGGTCGCCCAGAGATGGCTTTACCAGAAGATGTCAGACAAGGTCCAGTCTGTGATGGAGAGATTGCGGAAAACAGTTATCAACCTGAAGCAGCATTGA